A part of Bacilli bacterium genomic DNA contains:
- a CDS encoding sugar phosphate isomerase/epimerase family protein — translation MIVGLGEWGLQYLSIEEHCKITKSFGMRYLELGIGGDFPGRIQRDVSQQEVDDLLTCLQDYGIRAPFVVLESDFTLEDPQEVRKMIERAANDIRLAARLGATHVRLFAGFELAANMTEDRWARMIQAFSELHALCQKYDIVISIETHGRITKKNNGFIQEHTVTTEWNSLQRLLRELPPEVGFNFDPGNLKTVAERSLSDYAKLLGNRINYCHLKDWKRTDDYWVACAPGDDDLNYDELLESMTFQGVYLIEYEQVNDVVDGIGRSLKYLRSIRPDLRFE, via the coding sequence ATGATTGTTGGTTTGGGAGAATGGGGATTGCAATATCTGTCAATAGAAGAGCATTGCAAAATTACGAAAAGTTTCGGCATGCGATACTTGGAGTTGGGAATCGGCGGAGATTTTCCCGGTAGAATACAACGCGATGTTTCCCAGCAGGAAGTTGACGATCTGCTCACTTGTTTGCAAGATTATGGAATACGAGCGCCGTTCGTCGTATTGGAAAGTGATTTCACGTTGGAGGACCCGCAAGAAGTGCGGAAAATGATCGAGCGGGCCGCCAATGATATTCGATTGGCCGCCCGCCTTGGCGCCACGCATGTGCGATTGTTTGCCGGATTCGAGCTTGCCGCCAACATGACGGAGGACCGTTGGGCGCGCATGATTCAAGCGTTTTCCGAACTTCATGCGCTTTGCCAAAAGTACGATATTGTCATTTCGATTGAAACGCATGGGCGAATCACGAAGAAAAATAATGGGTTTATTCAGGAACATACCGTGACAACAGAGTGGAACTCGTTGCAACGGCTGTTGCGGGAACTTCCCCCGGAGGTCGGTTTTAATTTTGACCCGGGAAATTTGAAAACGGTAGCGGAGCGTTCGTTAAGCGATTATGCCAAACTGCTTGGGAACCGGATCAATTACTGCCATTTGAAAGACTGGAAGCGGACGGATGATTACTGGGTGGCTTGCGCGCCCGGCGACGACGACTTAAATTATGACGAATTGCTAGAATCAATGACATTTCAAGGCGTTTATCTCATTGAATACGAACAAGTAAACGATGTCGTCGATGGTATTGGCAGAAGCCTGAAATATTTGCGCTCAATACGGCCCGATTTGCGGTTTGAATAA
- a CDS encoding MgtC/SapB family protein, with product MILRLGVSAILGGLIGFEREWNNHAAGFRTHILVCLGATLIMLLSIYGFSAFVAEANVRIDPARLAAQVISGIGFLGAGAILRNGSVISGLTTAASIWVVAAIGLCVGAGFLSAAVICTLMVLFNLLLLNKWEKRILGRRRNLEIRIEAFDRAGVIGKIAAAFHENGIQILNMKVESTVGILDATSRTPTVRFSARTKAQNLDQIIPAIGRLRELPDIIRIDYTGDVKTDFQESISARSMHS from the coding sequence ATGATATTAAGATTGGGCGTTTCCGCCATTCTGGGCGGATTGATCGGCTTTGAGCGGGAATGGAACAATCATGCCGCCGGCTTTCGTACACATATTCTCGTCTGTTTGGGCGCCACATTAATTATGCTGCTGTCGATATATGGGTTTTCCGCATTTGTGGCAGAAGCGAACGTCAGAATTGATCCGGCCCGTTTGGCAGCTCAAGTAATTAGCGGTATTGGTTTTCTTGGCGCCGGGGCGATTTTGCGGAACGGTTCCGTAATTAGCGGGCTCACGACAGCGGCATCTATCTGGGTGGTGGCTGCGATAGGCTTATGCGTGGGGGCGGGGTTTTTGTCCGCCGCCGTGATTTGCACGCTTATGGTTTTATTTAACTTATTGTTGTTGAACAAGTGGGAGAAACGTATACTAGGCCGCCGCCGAAATTTGGAAATTCGTATTGAAGCGTTTGACCGCGCCGGCGTGATTGGTAAAATTGCGGCGGCTTTTCACGAAAACGGCATACAGATCTTGAATATGAAGGTGGAGTCGACCGTCGGAATATTGGACGCAACAAGCCGGACGCCGACGGTGCGGTTTAGCGCCCGCACAAAAGCGCAGAATCTAGACCAGATCATTCCGGCAATCGGGAGATTGCGGGAGTTGCCCGATATTATTCGGATTGACTACACAGGCGACGTGAAAACCGATTTTCAGGAATCAATATCTGCACGATCGATGCACAGTTGA